The genomic interval CTACGTGAAGAAGAACAAGATCGCGGAAAGCGCCGTCATGGGCACCCACGTGGTCGCCCTGTGCGGCGAGGTCTTCCCGGTGACGCGCTCGGCCAAGCCCGGTTCGCCGGTGTGCCCCGCGTGCGAGGAGATCTACAAGGGCCTCCGCAAGGGCGACTGAGCGCCGTCGAACCTAGAGCACGGCCCCGCCGTTCGGCGCGGTCGTGCTCAGTGCTGTGTGGGGTTTCTCACGAGGTGCTCCACTGCGGCGCCGGTTTGTCCGGCATGCGCGCTTCACGGTTGCCGGTGGCCGGTGCGTCCTCCTCGACGGTTTCCGAGTCGGGGTTCTCGGAGTCGTCGCCGCGCACCTGATTGGCGAGCCATTCCTTCATCTGCTCGAGCCGGGTCGCGCGCGCGGGCCAGAATTCTTGCACCGTGGCATTGAATTCGGCGCCGAGGATCACCGCGAACCCGAGGAAGTACGTGAACAGCAGGAACGCGATCGGCGTCGCGAGCGCGCCGTAGGTGACGCCGGTTTCGTTGATCCAGGACAGGTACCGGCGCAGCGCTTCGCTGGCGGCCATGAAGAACACGCCCGCGACCACCGCGCCCCAGAACAGCCGGTGCCAGGGCAGCGTCCGGTGCAGCGCGAGCTTGTAGAGCGTGGCCAGCGCGATGATCAGCAGCAATCCGACGCCGGGGTAGTAGAAGCCGTCGAGCAGTCGCATACCCGGCTCGGTCCAGGCGTCGGGCAGCACCCGTCCGGCCAGCCGCGGACCCAGCGCCACCAGTGGCAGCAGAAACACCGACGCGATGAGGAATGCCACGTACAGCAGTAGCGCGAAGATGCGCTGCCATACCGGATGTCGCGCGTCCTGCTGACCGTGCGCCTCGACGATCGCGTCGACAAAGGTCGCCATCGCCGAGGACCCGGCCCACAACGAGAGCAGGAAACCGAAGGAGACGACCGCGCCGCGCCCCTGCCCGAGTACGTCGTTGACCGTCGGTTCGATCAAATCGCTGACCACGGTGGGACTGAACAGTTCCCGGCTGAAGCTCAGAATCTTGGCTTCGACGATGGCGACGGTGTCGGGCCCGAACAGGCCGCCGACATAGCCGAGGCTGCCGAGCACTCCGAGCAGCAGCGGGGCCATCGACAGCGTCTGCCAGAACGCGGCGGCGGCGGACTTGGCGAAAATCGAGCTGTCCCAGGCCTTGTCCGCGACGCGCCGGAGCACCCGCCAGCTCAGGCGGCCATAGCGGATCACCGGCCGCGAGAGCGCTTTCGAGCGGGACGGACGCGCGCCGGCGCCACCGCTGTGGATCGGTGGTGGATCGGTCTCGGCAAGGGGGACGTCGTTCATGCTGCCTACAGCATCGCGCATGAGCCGCCGCAGCACTGCTTTGTCGGGCAGGCGACGCGGACGCGCTGAGGGCAGACACGCCGTGCCGACCGGCGGAACGGAGATGTTGTGGCTGGTCGGCATGTGATGCCTATCGCCCCCACCGCGTCGGTTTGGCAACACGCCGAGTACGCCCGCTAGGGTCTTCTGCGTGACTGGGTCGGGTGGCGCTGCGGCGGGAACTGAAGCTTCGCCGGGCGATTCGGGAGCATCGGGTAGAGGTGGCGCACCACTCCGCGCCTGGCAGCGGCGGGCGCTGACGAAATATCTGGCGACCAAGCCGCGTGACTTTCTCGCCGTCGCGACCCCGGGTGCCGGTAAGACCACTTTCGCGCTGCGCGTCGCGGCAGAACTGCTGGCCGATCGCACGGTGGACCAGATCACCGTGGTCGCGCCGACCGAGCACCTGAAGCATCAGTGGGCGCAGTCCGCGGCGCGGGCCGGGATCGCGCTGGACTCGCGCTTTTCCAACGCCACCGGTGGCACCTCCGGCGATTATCACGGCGTCGTCGTCACCTACGCGCAGGTGGCTTCCCATCCGTCCCGGCATCGGGTACGCACCGAAAACCGGCGCACGCTGGTAATTCTGGACGAGATCCATCACGCGGGCGATGCGAAGAGCTGGGGCGACGCGACCGCCGAGGCGTTCGGTGACGCGACCCGGCGGCTGGCGTTGACCGGTACGCCGTTCCGTTCCGACGACAGCCAGATCCCGTTCGTCACCTATGAACCCGGCGAGGGCGGCCTGCCGCAGTCGCGCGCCGACCACACCTACGGCTACTCCGAAGCGCTTGCCGACGGCGTCGTCCGGCCGGTCGTCTTCCTGGCCTACTCCGGTGAGGCGCACTGGCGCGACAGCGCGGGCGAGGAATACACCGCGCGCCTGGGTGAGCCGCTGAGCGCCGAGCACACCGCGCGCGCGTGGCGCACCGCGCTCGACCCGGCCGGGGACTGGATCTCGGCGGTGCTGCGCGCCGCCGACACTCGCCTGCGCCAGCTACGTAGCACCGGTATGCCCGACGCGGGCGGTCTGGTCATCGCCACCGATCAGGAACGGGCCCGCGATTACGCCGAACTGCTCGAACATATTTCGGGCGAGCGGCCCGCGGTGGTGCTCTCCGACGATCCGTCGTCCTCGGACCGGATCGGGGAGTTCGCCAACAGCACTCAGCCGTGGATGGTCGCCGTCCGCATGGTGTCCGAAGGTGTCGACGTCCCGCGTCTGGCGGTCGGCGTCTACGCCACCAGCGCCTCCACCCCGCTGTATTTCGCGCAGGCCATCGGCCGCTTCGTGCGTGCTCGCAAGCCCGGTGAGACGGCGAGTGTGTTCCTGCCCTCGGTGCCGGTGCTGCTCGACTTGGCCGCGCAGCTGGAACTACAGCGTGACCACATCATCGGCAAGCCGCATCGCGAAAAGAACGCGCTGGACGATGAATTGCTCATCGACGCGAACAAACAGAAGGACGAACCCGGCGAAGAGGAGCGCGCGTTCGTCGCCTTGGCCGCCGACGCCGAACTCGACCAGCTGATCTACGACGGCAACTCCTTCGGCACCGCGACCATCGCCGGCAGCGACGAGGAAGCCGACTATCTCGGCATCCCCGGCTTGCTCGACGCCGACCAGATGCGTGCCCTGCTGCGCGAACGCCAATCCAAGCAGGTCTCCGAACGCAGTGCCGCCGCCGCCGAACCCTCCGCCCATGTCGCGACCGCCACCGAACGCGTCGCCACGGCGGACAGACTCGGCGAGCTACGGAGAGAACTGAACAGTCTCGTCGCCATGCACCACCATCGCACCGGCAAACCGCACGGCGTCATCCACGGCGAACTCCGCCGCGAATGCGGCGGTCCTCCCACCGCCCTCGCGACCGCCGACCAACTCGCCGAGCGCATCACCGCCCTGCGCCGCCGGTAGCTTCGTTCGTGTCCGCTCGGCGGACGGGCGCGCTGTGCGCAAACGGCGAGGGCAGCCGCACGCCGCTGACGGTCAGCTCGTTCGCATCGTCCGGCCGGTGTGCTGGTTGACGAGTTCCACCAAGTGCTTGCCGGTGCGTTCGAGCGGGGCGGCGGAGCGTTCCGCGAGCGACAGCACGACCGCGCCCTCTACCGCGGCGACGATGGTCGTCGCGAGGGAGCGGGCGGTTTCGGGTTCGACCTGCTCGGCGCGTAGCCGTTCGGCGAGGATCTCTTCCCATTCCGCGAAGGTCCGTCCTGCCATGTCCGCGGCGGCGGGGGATTCGGCGCGGCCCAGGGCGGCGGCCACGATGGGGCAGCCCGCGCTGAAATCATTGGCGAGCACGGCTTCTCGCCACATGGCCGGATAGGCCGCGATACACGACGCCACATCGGCGCCGGCGGTGAAGGTGCGCATGAGGGCACTGGACGCTTCGCCCGCCACCCGGGTGGCCTCCGCGACGAGTTCCGCTTTGCCGCCGGGGAAGTTCAGGTACACCGAGCGGCGGGAGATGCCGCTGTGGTCGAGCAGTTGCGCGATGCCGGTGCCGGCGATGCCGTAGCGGCGCATGAGGTCGATAGTGCTGGCCACCAGTTTGTCCTTGGCTCCCATCGATAACCCCTTCCCGCTTCGCTGGTCCGGATCAGTCTACGGCTTGTTGTAGACCGTTCGGTGTACTACCGTCGCGGTACACCGATCGGTTTACTTCCCTCGACTTCGACGAAGGGCTCAGTGATGACAACCCTGTCCGACCCGCTACCGCTCGCCTGCGGTCAGGCGCTGCCCAACCGGATCATGAAATCGGCCCTGAGCGAGGGGCTCGCCAATTCCGGCCTCGCTCCCGACGAACGCCTGGAACGGCTCTACCGCCGGTGGGGCGGGGGCGGTTATGGGCTCATCGTCACCGGCAACGTGATGGTGGACCGCCGTCACCTCAGCGAGCCCGGCAATGTCGCCATCGAAGACGAACGACACCTCGAAGCGCTCACGCGTTGGGCGAAGGCCGGTAAAGAGGGCGGTACTCCGGTCTGGGTACAACTCAATCACCCTGGCCGCCAAGCCAATCCGATCGTCACCCGGCATCGCCCCGTCGCGCCCTCGGCGGTCGCGCTGACCATTCCGGGTCTGCCCGCGCCCCGCGCGCTCACCGAGGACGAGATCCACGAGATCATCCGGCGCTTCGGCGCCGCGGCCCGGGTGGCGCAGGCCGCGGGCTTCGACGGCGTGCAGATCCACGGTGCGCATGGATATCTGGTGTCGCAGTTCCTGTCGCCGCACTCGAATCAACGCACCGACGCGTGGGGCGGCGACGCACAGCGTCGGGCGCGCTTCGTCCTGGAGGTCGTCGAATCAGTTCGGGCGCAGGTCGGTCCGGGATTCGCGCTCGGGATCAAGCTGAACTCGGCCGATTTCCAGCGCGGCGGTTTCACCGAGGACGAATCACGGCAGGTCATCGCCCAGCTGGCTGCCGCATCCGTGGATCTGATCGAGATCAGCGGCGGCAGTTACGAATCGCCCGCCATGATGGGCCGCCCCCGGACGGCCGCGGCGAGCACGCGGGCGCGCGAGGCGTACTTCCTGGACTATGCCGAAACCGCGCGCCGCGTGGCAGGCTCCACCCCGCTCGCGGTGACGGGCGGGTTCCGGACCGAGGCGGGCATGGCCGAAGCCATCGGCGCCGGTCGCTGCGATGTCGTCGGGCTGGGCCGCCCGACCGCTGTATTCCCCACGGCGGCAGCCGATCTGCTCACCGGGCGCACCCAAGTGCTGCGGCCACCGCACATCACGCTCGGCCTGCCGCCCCGGCTGGCCGCCAACGGCAACCTGAAAGCTGTCGACGGCGCGCTCGACTTGCAATGGCACACCGACCAATTGCATCTGATCGGCGCCGGCGCGGAACCCGATCCCGCGCGGTCGCCATGGCGCACCGCGGTCCGGATGGTCCGGCACCACGGGCTGGACGCCTTGCGCGGCAAGCGAACCGCGGCACCGGTCACCGCCGACAAGGCCGCGCGGAAGTTCCGCCGCGAGCGCGCCGTGGGCCGGTACCTCATGAATCCCACTGTGCGCGTACTGAACCGAGTAGGTGTGCGCACCACTCTCGCCACCGAGATCGAAACCATCGGCCGCAAATCAGGGCAGCCGCGCCGGGTCCCGGTGTCGGTACTGTTCGACGAGGACGGCGCGTGGATCATCTGCCAGCACGGTATGCGCTCGGGATGGGGACTGAACATCGCCGCCAACCCGACGATCGCGGTGCGCCAGGGCGACCGGTGGCGCAGTGGTACCGCCGAATTCCTTCCGGACGACAATGTGGCCGCCCGCGCCGCCACCTTCGCACCCCACCCCACGCTCGCGCCCCTGGCCCGATCGATGTTCGCCGCCCTGGAGACATCACCCGTCACGGTGCGGGTCACCTTCACTGACGCGAACTAGGTTGCTTCCCTGCCGGACTCGGCTCATTCGGTAGCGGTGTTTCTCGGGACGAACTGGGCCTGGTCAGGCCGGTTCGAAATAGGCGGCCGGGTCCAATGTGTTGATCGGTGTCCAGCGCGGGATTTCGGCCGGGGCCGCCGGATCCTGGTGGGCCGCTTCGAAATAGCCCTGGAGTTCGAGGGCGACGCGGGGGTTCTCGTCGACGCGGCGGGTCAGGTCGTAGAGCACTGCCAGCAGATGGACACAGCGGGGGTTGCGGGCCGAGCAGGAGCAATCGGTGGCCGCGAGCACCGGGGTCGGGGTCAGGCCCGCGTCGGCCAGAGCGCGGTGCATTTCGTCGGTCAGGACGGTGGCGTCCGGGATTATCGCGGCGATGGCGGTGACCGCGGGGCGGGTCAGCGGTGCTACCTCGACGTGGGTGACCGAGGCCTGGCCGCCGCGATGGATGGCGGCGCGGACGTCGCGGCCCTGGATGGTGGTTTGCACGCCGTTGTTGCGCGCGATGCTGCGGGCGCGGGGGAGCAGCGGGTCCGGGCGGGTCTGGCGGAGGGGTTCGGCCAGGCGGAGCCAATCCTTGCCCCAGGCGGTGTATCCAAAGTCGTTGTCCGGCATCAGTTCTCTCGCTTCCGGCGCAGGATTTCCACGAGCTGGTCATCGTCGAGGCGGGCCAGGGCGGCGATGCCCGCGGTGTCGGACAGGTCGGTGAGGGCGGATTTGCGGTCGTGCATGCCCGCGATGTGCTCCTCCACGGTGGTGCCGGAGGTGAGGGTGGTGACGGTCACGGTGCGGGTCTGGCCGATGCGGTGGGCGCGATCGGAGGCCTGCGCCTCCACCGCCGGATTCCACCAGCGGTCGAAGTGGATGACATCCGCGGCCCGGGTGAGGGTGAGACCGGTCCCCGCGGCGCGCAGACTCAGTATCAGCACCGGCGGGCCGTCGGCGGATTGGAAATCGGTGACGATCCTGCCGCGTTCGTCCTGGTTCAGCCCGCCGTGAAAGAACGGGGCGGTGACGCCGAACTGTTCGGCCAGATGCCGGACCAGCAGCTCGCCCGTCTGCCGGTACTGGGTGAATATCAGGGTGGGAGCGTCGTTTTCGAGGTTGGTGCCGACGATGTCGGTGCACAGGTCCAGTTTGCCGGAGCGCCCGGCGAGTTCACCCAGATCGCCGGTGATCAACCCGGGATGGTTGCAGACCTGCTTGAGCGAGGTCAGCGCGGCCAGCACCCGGCCCTGCCGCTGCATGCCGGAGCCGAAGCCGTCGTCGATCGCGCGGTCGAGCAGTTGGTCGTAGAGCTTCTCCTGCTCGGGGGTGAGGTCGCACAGCAGGTCGGTGTGAATCTTCGCGGGCAGCGACGCGGCCACCTGAATCTTCTTGCGGGCCAGCACGACCGGTTCGATGGAATCGCGCAGGCGGGCCGCGGCGGCGGCCGAACCCTCCTGGATCGGCCGGACGAATCGGCGGCGGAATTGGGTGCGGTGCGCGAACAAACGCGGGGCGACCAGGTTGAGCAGCGCGAACAGCTCCTCGAGGTGGTTCTCCACCGGCGTGCCGGTGAGCGCGATCTTGGCCGACGCGGTCAAGCCGCGCGCCGCCTTCGACACCTGGGTGCGTGGGTTCTTCAAGGCCTGTGCCTCATCGAAAACGACCGTCGCCCAAGAGGACCCGGTCAGGTGCTGCCCGTGCAGGCGCAAGGTCGGATACCCGGCCACGATCACCGTGCCCGGCTCCGCGCTCACCGCGCCGCCACGCCACACGACCGGCCGCAGTTCCGGCGCGAACCGGGTGATCTCGTGCGCCCAGTTGCCGACCAGCGAGGTCGGGCAGACCACGAGCTGTGGCCCTTGCGTCGCGCGACCGACCAGGAAGCCGATGGTCTGCACCGTTTTGCCGAGGCCCATCTCATCGGCCAGCACCGCCCCGCCGAACGCGTCGGTGGTCTCCCGCAGCCAGCTGACGCCGCGCGCCTGGTACGGCCGCAACTCCGCGTGCAGCGACGAGGCCAACTCCGTAGCGACTGCCCGGGTTTCGCGCAGCACTCGCACCGCGCGCTCGGCCGAGACAACCGACGTGCCGACCGCGTCGGGGACGGCATGGGCGGCGATGGGTAGCTCGTGGACTACGTCGCCCTCGCGCATGACGGCCTGCCAGGTGCGCAGTGAGGCGCCCGCGGGCGCTGTCTCACTGGTCGAACCGGGCAGGTCCCCGAGTTCGTCGGGGGTCACCAGCGCGCAGTCGACGTCGACGATCTCGATCGCGTCCAGCGTGCTCGTCGGCACCGCGATCGGCAGCGTTTCCCGTTCGCCGACTCCGGTGGGCGCCCGCCCCGTGGTCCGCCCGCTCCATGTCCACAGCGCGAACATGTGCCGGTCGGGCAGGTAGGTGGCCTGGGTGGAAGACAGATCGATCCCCTCACGTGCAATGTGTTGTGCGGCACAAAAATTGTCCAGGGACGCCGACAGCGGGCGACTGGTGTCGCCCGCTGCCGGTGAAGACTGTGTTCTGTTGTTCGATGCTGTTGTGTCGGGACGCGAGGTCTGAACTGGTGCTTACAACGCGGGAGCGGACTCCGTGTCGATCACGGCTTCCAACTCACGCAAGCGATCCATGTGCTCGTTCGCGTGGTGCTGGCAGAAGAGCAACTCTCCACCTGCGGGAAGGGTGGCGCGCACGCGCGCTGCCGCCCCGCAACGGTCGCAACGATCGACCGCGGTCAGTGGGGTGCTTGTCAGGGTTCCTGGCATGACTCCTCCGTCCTGGCTCCCGGCACTACAGTCCGTTCACCTGGTGTGGGGCCCGTGGTCACTCCGCGGGCTCGCTACCGCTACTTCCCAGCAGTGGTATGACTACTCTGTCAGACGTTCGGGACGGGGGCTTTGTTCCCGTAAACGATTCAGTGTGTTTTCCCTAACATGACCTGGTATTTCGCTAACGGCGAACAGCTCTGCTCAGGTGCCGCACACGTCTTCGCTCACTTCTCGAACTCACCTATCCAGTTGTCTACCGGGAGATTACCCGTGATCCACGACACTCACACACTCGTTCACATTTGTGACCTGACGGAATGGACGAACGCCCGGCAAATCGGGGAGTACCGCCCGGCGTCGCTGACCGAGGCGGGCTTCATCCATCTGTCCACCCCGCAGCAGGCGCATCTGCCCGCGAACCGGCTGTTCCGGGGGAAGCGGGATCTGGTGCTGCTGCGGATCGACCCGGCCCTGGTCGAGGCCGAGGTGAAGTGGGAG from Nocardia goodfellowii carries:
- a CDS encoding DUF3039 domain-containing protein codes for the protein MSTDTLVRPDTTTDETTDDDTPKFFHYVKKNKIAESAVMGTHVVALCGEVFPVTRSAKPGSPVCPACEEIYKGLRKGD
- a CDS encoding YihY/virulence factor BrkB family protein codes for the protein MLRRVADKAWDSSIFAKSAAAAFWQTLSMAPLLLGVLGSLGYVGGLFGPDTVAIVEAKILSFSRELFSPTVVSDLIEPTVNDVLGQGRGAVVSFGFLLSLWAGSSAMATFVDAIVEAHGQQDARHPVWQRIFALLLYVAFLIASVFLLPLVALGPRLAGRVLPDAWTEPGMRLLDGFYYPGVGLLLIIALATLYKLALHRTLPWHRLFWGAVVAGVFFMAASEALRRYLSWINETGVTYGALATPIAFLLFTYFLGFAVILGAEFNATVQEFWPARATRLEQMKEWLANQVRGDDSENPDSETVEEDAPATGNREARMPDKPAPQWSTS
- a CDS encoding DEAD/DEAH box helicase produces the protein MTKYLATKPRDFLAVATPGAGKTTFALRVAAELLADRTVDQITVVAPTEHLKHQWAQSAARAGIALDSRFSNATGGTSGDYHGVVVTYAQVASHPSRHRVRTENRRTLVILDEIHHAGDAKSWGDATAEAFGDATRRLALTGTPFRSDDSQIPFVTYEPGEGGLPQSRADHTYGYSEALADGVVRPVVFLAYSGEAHWRDSAGEEYTARLGEPLSAEHTARAWRTALDPAGDWISAVLRAADTRLRQLRSTGMPDAGGLVIATDQERARDYAELLEHISGERPAVVLSDDPSSSDRIGEFANSTQPWMVAVRMVSEGVDVPRLAVGVYATSASTPLYFAQAIGRFVRARKPGETASVFLPSVPVLLDLAAQLELQRDHIIGKPHREKNALDDELLIDANKQKDEPGEEERAFVALAADAELDQLIYDGNSFGTATIAGSDEEADYLGIPGLLDADQMRALLRERQSKQVSERSAAAAEPSAHVATATERVATADRLGELRRELNSLVAMHHHRTGKPHGVIHGELRRECGGPPTALATADQLAERITALRRR
- a CDS encoding TetR/AcrR family transcriptional regulator — its product is MGAKDKLVASTIDLMRRYGIAGTGIAQLLDHSGISRRSVYLNFPGGKAELVAEATRVAGEASSALMRTFTAGADVASCIAAYPAMWREAVLANDFSAGCPIVAAALGRAESPAAADMAGRTFAEWEEILAERLRAEQVEPETARSLATTIVAAVEGAVVLSLAERSAAPLERTGKHLVELVNQHTGRTMRTS
- a CDS encoding nitroreductase family deazaflavin-dependent oxidoreductase, coding for MTTLSDPLPLACGQALPNRIMKSALSEGLANSGLAPDERLERLYRRWGGGGYGLIVTGNVMVDRRHLSEPGNVAIEDERHLEALTRWAKAGKEGGTPVWVQLNHPGRQANPIVTRHRPVAPSAVALTIPGLPAPRALTEDEIHEIIRRFGAAARVAQAAGFDGVQIHGAHGYLVSQFLSPHSNQRTDAWGGDAQRRARFVLEVVESVRAQVGPGFALGIKLNSADFQRGGFTEDESRQVIAQLAAASVDLIEISGGSYESPAMMGRPRTAAASTRAREAYFLDYAETARRVAGSTPLAVTGGFRTEAGMAEAIGAGRCDVVGLGRPTAVFPTAAADLLTGRTQVLRPPHITLGLPPRLAANGNLKAVDGALDLQWHTDQLHLIGAGAEPDPARSPWRTAVRMVRHHGLDALRGKRTAAPVTADKAARKFRRERAVGRYLMNPTVRVLNRVGVRTTLATEIETIGRKSGQPRRVPVSVLFDEDGAWIICQHGMRSGWGLNIAANPTIAVRQGDRWRSGTAEFLPDDNVAARAATFAPHPTLAPLARSMFAALETSPVTVRVTFTDAN
- a CDS encoding SWIM zinc finger family protein translates to MPDNDFGYTAWGKDWLRLAEPLRQTRPDPLLPRARSIARNNGVQTTIQGRDVRAAIHRGGQASVTHVEVAPLTRPAVTAIAAIIPDATVLTDEMHRALADAGLTPTPVLAATDCSCSARNPRCVHLLAVLYDLTRRVDENPRVALELQGYFEAAHQDPAAPAEIPRWTPINTLDPAAYFEPA
- a CDS encoding DEAD/DEAH box helicase, which encodes MFALWTWSGRTTGRAPTGVGERETLPIAVPTSTLDAIEIVDVDCALVTPDELGDLPGSTSETAPAGASLRTWQAVMREGDVVHELPIAAHAVPDAVGTSVVSAERAVRVLRETRAVATELASSLHAELRPYQARGVSWLRETTDAFGGAVLADEMGLGKTVQTIGFLVGRATQGPQLVVCPTSLVGNWAHEITRFAPELRPVVWRGGAVSAEPGTVIVAGYPTLRLHGQHLTGSSWATVVFDEAQALKNPRTQVSKAARGLTASAKIALTGTPVENHLEELFALLNLVAPRLFAHRTQFRRRFVRPIQEGSAAAAARLRDSIEPVVLARKKIQVAASLPAKIHTDLLCDLTPEQEKLYDQLLDRAIDDGFGSGMQRQGRVLAALTSLKQVCNHPGLITGDLGELAGRSGKLDLCTDIVGTNLENDAPTLIFTQYRQTGELLVRHLAEQFGVTAPFFHGGLNQDERGRIVTDFQSADGPPVLILSLRAAGTGLTLTRAADVIHFDRWWNPAVEAQASDRAHRIGQTRTVTVTTLTSGTTVEEHIAGMHDRKSALTDLSDTAGIAALARLDDDQLVEILRRKREN
- a CDS encoding DUF7455 domain-containing protein, producing the protein MPGTLTSTPLTAVDRCDRCGAAARVRATLPAGGELLFCQHHANEHMDRLRELEAVIDTESAPAL
- a CDS encoding DUF952 domain-containing protein, with translation MIHDTHTLVHICDLTEWTNARQIGEYRPASLTEAGFIHLSTPQQAHLPANRLFRGKRDLVLLRIDPALVEAEVKWEPGVPTDPASMLFPHLYGPLPVTAVTAVEEFRPGPDGSFAPLAQ